The DNA window tgagatcgaattagtttttatttatttccattattcactggtattcgtctatcttctgctttatgttcatatggttgttttattattcgattatccagggcccggattctagattaattcaataacctgaatccaattagggtagttaaatccgtaattgtttaattattctaaactggtggcaactggcatgattgggtttgtgtcagggagatagacaggctaacttaaagagaccctcgtagcgtgttgattggttagaattaggctcttctaattattcatgcaattagggaattgaacttctatggtcgtacctaggttgtttcctgattagagaaatagtcaacggtcgtaccttggctatcgacaaattgaggaagagttggttgtttatcgcgtgtatgacaactataactaatttatcagatagtaactggaataattcTTGCATCTGTGAtggaattaagtgaaccatctccgaaattgtctcttggctagagttcgttcattattatttttattgtgataattagttatttgagttgtagttattttattttattttaatttattccaaataatttagttactctcattttcaaaaaccccccttgtcactgtgaacttgaaaagaaataattactcccagtccctgtggattcgaccctgcttaccactatctacagaaattaactttagctgagcaggtttttattattgcacaggctcgacaccctgTCACTTTATCTCTACAGCAAATACTTAGTGTAGTATGGATAATTAAATTCTTAAGAATAGCGATCAATCACGCTTCAAGAGTTCTCCATTCTTTCCCTTCTTTTGTGAAAGTTTACTCTAGAATTTTCTGTACTTCTAATGTGCATTCGTACCACACACATCATTAGAAAATTGAatcgatatatatatatatatatatatatatatatatggtccTGGTTTGCAGAACTCTTTTTCGATTATCAAGGTATAGTTGGTTCGCTCACTCTACGATTCTTGTCATGCTTGAATACTGGTCATTTTTTGTGCGCTTCCTGTCTATGGTAAATGGCAAAAAGAACAACaagcaaagaaacaaaaaatgcacTCAACGTTACTGACtttcatttaattaattatacGGAACGCTTGGTTGAAAGAAGAACTGCATTTATTACATATCACACATTATACGGAACGCTTGGAGAAAATCAGACCAGCTAGAAGACATATATGTCCGTAGTCCATTCAGAGGTAAAGTTGCGGCTTCCCTGGACATTAATTATCTTTCACCTCCTTAGACTCAGCGTGGTTGCCTTGATAGTGATAGAGTAGTAAGGAACCGAGTTTCGACTCAAAGTCTTTCATAAGAGGTTTCTCTTCCTTAGACTTAGACTCAGCGTGGTTGCCTTGATAGTGATAGAGTAGTAAGGAACCGAGTTTCGACTCAAAGTCTTTCATAAGAGGTTTCTCTTCCTTAGACTTAGACTCAGCGTGGTTGCCTTGATAGTGATAGAGTAGTAAGGAACCGAGTTTCGACTCAAAGTCTTTCATAAGAGGCTTCTCTTCCTTAGACTTAGATTTAGCGTGGTTGCCTTGATAGTGATAGAGTAGTACGGAACCGAGTTTCGACTCAAAGTCTTTCATAAGAGGCTTCTCTTCCTTAGACTTAGACTCAGCGTGGTTGCCTTGATAGTGATAGAGTAGTAAGGAACCGAGTTTCGACTCAAAGTCTTTCATAAGAGGCTTCTCTTCCTTAGACTTAGACTCAGCGTGGTTGCCTTGATAGTTCCAGAGTAAGGAGCCCGGCTTCGACTCGAAATCCTTCAATGTGTTACCATCACTTGTCTTCTTCTGATTGGAAAGGGACAACTCTGCGTGGTGATTGTCCTCAGTATGCTCATTAATGCCAGCAGATTGCAAAGAGTCCGTAGGATTCTTCCTTGCTTCAGTGATGCATGCAAACTGCACATTAGTGCAAATATTAACATAAAAGAAACTAACGTCAATATAGGTACGTTGATGGTAGCACCGTAAAAGATGACCCCTTGAAGGGAAGGATAGTTAATGTCCAAACACGAGCTCAACTGGCAACAGGAATATTCCTTTGTTGATTTTAAGGTTCTTGATTTGACTTTCAATCTTTCCCGGATGAATCCTCTAACTAGAAAATGGTAAATAGTGTCATATGCCATTACTCAAGTTACATTGACGTTTAAGTATGGTACCAGCATTGGTAATGTTTGGAAGTCAAGCTTTTATTAGAATAGAACTACAGAGCCATCTGAAGAGCTTCCATTCCTTCAGTGGCGATGGTTAGAGCTGCAGATAAATGtgcaaaaaggaagaagaatgtGTTTTCTCAGGTAGTTTTAATTCACGGGTTTCATCAGTATTCCTATACAGTAGCAATTATATCGTATgaactactacttcaagtaCAGTATTGATGGTTGAGAAACATTACCAGGGCAATTGAAAAGACTGCGATCAGAGTGATAGATGAAGCCATGCCTTGCCTATGAACAGACTCAAAATGTAACTTTGGTGGTGAAAAGACTCTTGGGGGCTATACGGCTATTTATACAAGGCGATAGCTAAGTGAAGCTAGCAAGGTTACAGCATGGATCACGTGGCTGGTTGGTTTGCATCATGTGGGTAGGTCTACATTTTGGTCCCTTTTTTCTAAACAATCTACAGTTATGGTCTAAAATAAATTTAGTGATTTTGTCTAGATCTACTAGATTCAATAATGTTATAGTATTCaaacttgtttgattatttaATAAACTTCAAACTGtattcaaacttgatttttttaaaaatttttttaagagGAAGATCTTCAAACTTGACTTGTTTATTAATTAAGCCGAACTCAAATGGGCTTTTATAGAATCGAATATATGAGTCGAACTTGAGTAACTTGAATTTTTTTACTTGTAAATTCTAATTTTATGTTAATCAAGCCAAGTTAATGCCAAATTTTATAGTTAATCTAACACATAATAATACttcttaaattttgatttgattagtTGGCAAACTAAGTTCAAACAAACTTTTATTTAGCCAAATTTGATTTGAGTATCAAGTAATTTGGTTCATTTTTCAATCTCAATAAGAAACACTATCTTTCAAGGGGTCATATTTTAATCGAGTATTTGAAAAAGAACCTTCAAAGGAGGAGTTGCAAGGGATATAAAACCTAACAATTGATGGATTCCAAAGGACTTGCTTGTCGGATTATCCTCCTCCATCTGTTGGTTGTTCTGGTAAGTTACTTTGccattaattctttttttttcccccgtGATATACTTAATTCTCACTCTCTTAAAACGCATTGCAACCTTTACAGGGAGGAACTTGTGATAGTATACCCAAGGCCAAGGATAGTACTAATGCAATCAGGCTCTAGGACTTGGATGTTAATAATCCTCATCGAAATGATAAGATACATGATGTTAATCACGTGCATGAAAAGAAAACCCATATGAAACCATGGATTCACGGAATTTATTTCTGAAATGACCTTTTTTAGGAAAAATGTTCCCACTATGATGCTCTTTTGTAAATTATtaccattttaatcttttttatgTGAGGTAAGCTCCCATTTTAAATGCAAGAAGACTTTAATTAAATGAACCTTCTCATGCTATAATCTTACTCAATTCATACTTAAAATTCAACGCCAAAAAACCCAAATTCAAAGCATAAAAGAAAGGGGCAACAAACATAAGATTCCACATTTGACTAATGAATAAGATACTATAGTTAAGaagtattttatattttaaacaCTTCAATCATCCAAGTTCCTTTATATTAAACCAATAGGATTTGATATTGGAATTTTAGAAATAATATTATCATGTTACTCCCAGGAATTAGATCCTGAATTTAGATCTCCCTGTTCTCTTTTCACTTCTTTAATCCCATCATTCCcctactaatttttttttaaaaaaaaatgttactcataaaaaattaaaagaaatgctaTAATCATTTTATAATATTTTAGCATTAATCAAATCTAGAGTCTTTCCCTATGTTTATTGCcttgtctttttctttcatttttcatccttGAATTTTGCTTTTTGCCTTAGCATTTCGAGTGTGAATATGGAAATCAATAATCACaaggtagaaaaaaaaaagaatagtatTACAGcaaaggataatttcaaaaacttcttcCAAGATTTCTGATAATCTCATGTTGCCCACCTCTATATTCAAATATTATACTTCCTTGCTTTTCTAAGGACTCAAAATGATTATAATAATCTTCCCAAAAGTAATAAAATGCCTATCAAACTTAAAAAACATATCACCGAGAATCCCAGCACCAAATACTGTATCACTGCTATGCTACTTCTTTCGTATAGTTTCAATCCACCTTTTTTCCCCTATTCAAGTTTTCTTATCCATTATATAATCCAAGTCTCAATGTCTCACAAATTCTAGTGTTAATCATGTTTTTTAATTGACTTGTATCTCACTCTTTCCATTTGCTATCATTTTTTCTCCGGCCAAAGTTCAATCAACAGCTCCTAACACAAATATACGATTGCAAATTTGGCCAAAGGAATATGGAGGAAATGATTTAGGCCTGAGGCAAGACTATTTAAGACtatgagaaaaacaaaaatatattcattgaataatttgatttaaatataaAAACTCCTTAAGGGAAATTTGAGGTATTAATATGAATTTTTTCCCTTACATTAGCCACATAAAACTCACAACTACTATGAATTTTTTAGAGGTAAAGGGATCTAAATGCAATTGTCAAAACTTTTAGGaaaggtttgtgaaattatcccttagaACAAGGAGGAGATTTATTGATATGAGGTCTCACAACATTAAGATGGAAATTTAGATTGCATAAAAGAGATTAAAAAGATAACAATTTGTGAAAGAGCATCACACTGGGagttttttttctaaaaaagatTAATGTGGAAATAAACTCTACTTGTATTTATTCTTTAACTAGTTATTCACCAGTGCATTTGCATGGATACTTTTTCTGTTTTAAAGCTTATATTTTTTGGAACGAAAAGTGATACAAtagaataaaaaatttaatatactAAGTGTAAGTCAActatttaaattaaattgattAAAAATAGTTAATTCATGGCTTATTTCATTACAactatacatacatacatatatatatatatacagggacggagccagaaatttatttttgggggggctgaagtgtattaaaaattttttttgtgacgaaataaatatatttactaagtaaaatttagaatcaataattataaaaataataaaaacatataattatacatacccAATGGCAAAACGCCGCATCTTTCGATATGCTATACTCTAACCATACAAACTTTTGATACCAACTATCTTGGAAACTTCTATGTTGTTTACCAAATGATGTTTTTGGATACATATGGCCAATCGGTTGGCAAGGTCCCCTAGTCAAATACTCTCTTCGGACATGGTCTCGAAGAGAAATATCAAATTTCTCAACTGATTTTCGTAATCCCGGATCACTAACATATCATTTAAATTCAATTCCACACAAGATTGATTTTGAACTGGTTCACTAATATTAGGCTCATTTGAAGATTCACCACTACGGACTCGTTTAGGTTTAAAGAATCTCTCCATTTTCTGTCACAATTAAATAATTGTggttaaattcaataaaattatgcaattcaataatcaattaatttcaaattcatataaATAATTCTTTAATTTAATAATAAATTCATATTACTTATATTTCTCAATTTATAANNNNNNNNNNNNNNNNNNNNNNNNNNNNNNNNNNNNNNNNNNNNNNNNNNNNNNNNNNNNNNNNNNNNNNNNNNNNNNNNNNNNNNNNNNNNNNNNNNNNNNNNNNNNNNNNNNNNNNNNNNNNNNNNNNNNNNNNNNNNNNNNNNNNNNNNNNNNNNNNNNNNNNNNNNNNNNNNNNNNNNNNNNNNNNNNNNNNNNNNNNNNNNNNNNNNNNNNNNNNNNNNNNNNNNNNNNNNNNNNNNNNNNNNNNNNNNNNNNNNNNNNNNNNNNNNNNNNNNNNNNNNNNNNNNNNNNNNNNNNNNNNNNNNNNNNNNNNNNNNNNNNNNNNNNNNNNNNNNNNNNNNNNNNNNNNNNNNNNNNNNNNNNNNNNNNNNNNNNNNNNNNNNNNNNNNNNNNNNNNNNNNNNNNNNNNNNNNNNNNNNNNNNNNNNNNNNNNNNNNNNNNNNNNNNNNNNNNNNNNNNNNNNNNNNNNNNNNNNNNNNNNNNNNNNNNNNNNNNNNNNNNNNNNNNNNNNNNNNNNNNNNNNNNNNNNNNNNNNNNNNNNNNNNNNNNNNNNNNNNNNNNNNNNNNNNNNNNNNNNNNNNNNNNNNNNNNNNNNNNNNNNNNNNNNNNNNNNNNNNNNNNNNNNNNNNNNNNNNNNNNNNNNNNNNNNNNNNNNNNNNNNNNNNNNNNNNNNNNNNNNNNNNNNNNNNNNNNNNNNNNNNNNNNNNNNNNNNNNNNNNNNNNNNNNNNNNNNNNNNNNNNNNNNNNNNNNNNNNNNNNNNNNNNNNNNNNNNNNNNNNNNNNNNNNNNNNNNNNNNNNNNNNNNNNNNNNNNNNNNNNNNNNNNNNNNNNNNNNNNNNNNNNNNNNNNNNNNNNNNNNNNNNNNNNNNNNNNNNNNNNNNNNNNNNNNNNNNNNNNNNNNNNNNNNNNNNNNNNNNNNNNNNNNNNNNNNNNNNNNNNNNNNNNNNNNNNNNNNNNNNNNNNNNNNNNNNNNNNNNNNNNNNNNNNNNNNNNNNNNNNNNNNNNNNNNNNNNNNNNNNNNNNNNNNNNNNNNNNNNNNNNNNNNNNNNNNNNNNNNNNNNNNNNNNNNNNNNNNNNNNNNNNNNNNNNNNNNNNNNNNNNNNNNNNNNNNNNNNNNNNNNNNNNNNNNNNNNNNNNNNNNNNNNNNNNNNNNNNNNNNNNNNNNNNNNNNNNNNNNNNNNNNNNNNNNNNNNNNNNNNNNNNNNNNNNNNNNNNNNNNNNNNNNNNNNNNNNNNNNNNNNNNNNNNNNNNNNNNNNNNNNNNNNNNNNNNNNNNNNNNNNNNNNNNNNNNNNNNNNNNNNNNNNNNNNNNNNNNNNNNNNNNNNNNNNNNNNNNNNNNNNNNNNNNNNNNNNNNNNNNNNNNNNNNNNNNNNNNNNNNNNNNNNNNNNNNNNNNNNNNNNNNNNNNNNNNNNNNNNNNNNNNNNNNNNNNNNNNNNNNNNNNNNNNNNNNNNNNNNNNNNNNNNNNNNNNNNNNNNNNNNNNNNNNNNNNNNNNNNNNNNNNNNNNNNNNNNNNNNNNNNNNNNNNNNNNNNNNNNNNNNNNNNNNNNNNNNNNNNNNNNNNNNNNNNNNNNNNNNNNNNNNNNNNNNNNNNNNNNNNNNNNNNNNNNNNNNNNNNNNNNNNNNNNNNNNNNNNNNNNNNNNNNNNNNNNNNNNNNNNNNNNNNNNNNNNNNNNNNNNNNNNNNNNNNNNNNNNNNNNNNNNNNNNNNNNNNNNNNNNNNNNNNNNNNNNNNNNNNNNNNNNNNNNNNNNNNNNNNNNNNNNNNNNNNNNNNNNNNNNNNNNNNNNNNNNNNNNNNNNNNNNNNNNNNNNNNNNNNNNNNNNNNNNNNNNNNNNNNNNNNNNNNNNNNNNNNNNNNNNNNNNNNNNNNNNNNNNNNNNNNNNNNNNNNNNNNNNNNNNNNNNNNNNNNNNNNNNNNNNNNNNNNNNNNNNNNNNNNNNNNNNNNNNNNNNNNNNNNNNNNNNNNNNNNNNNNNNNNNNNNNNNNNNNNNNNNNNNNNNNNNNNNNNNNNNNNNNNNNNNNNNNNNNNNNNNNNNNNNNNNNNNNNNNNNNNNNNNNNNNNNNNNNNNNNNNNNNNNNNNNNNNNNNNNNNNNNNNNNNNNNNNNNNNNNNNNNNNNNNNNNNNNNNNNNNNNNNNNNNNNNNNNNNNNNNNNNNNNNNNNNNNNNNNNNNNNNNNNNNNNNNNNNNNNNNNNNNNNNNNNNNNNNNNNNNNNNNNNNNNNNNNNNNNNNNNNNNNNNNNNNNNNNNNNNNNNNNNNNNNNNNNNNNNNNNNNNNNNNNNNNNNNNNNNNNNNNNNNNNNNNNNNNNNNNNNNNNNNNNNNNNNNNNNNNNNNNNNNNNNNNNNNNNNNNNNNNNNNNNNNNNNNNNNNNNNNNNNNNNNNNNNNNNNNNNNNNNNNNNNNNNNNNNNNNNNNNNNNNNNNNNNNNNNNNNNNNNNNNNNNNNNNNNNNNNNNNNNNNNNNNNNNNNNNNNNNNNNNNNNNNNNNNNNNNNNNNNNNNNNNNNNNNNNNNNNNNNNNNNNNNNNNNNNNNNNNNNNNNNNNNNNNNNNNNNNNNNNNNNNNNNNNNNNNNNNNNNNNNNNNNNNNNNNNNNNNNNNNNNNNNNNNNNNNNNNNNNNNNNNNNNNNNNNNNNNNNNNNNNNNNNNNNNNNNNNNNNNNNNNNNNNNNNNNNNNNNNNNNNNNNNNNNNNNNNNNNNNNNNNNNNNNNNNNNNNNNNNNNNNNNNNNNNNNNNNNNNNNNNNNNNNNNNNNNNNNNNNNNNNNNNNNNNNNNNNNNNNNNNNNNNNNNNNNNNNNNNNNNNNNNNNNNNNNNNNNNNNNNNNNNNNNNNNNNNNNNNNNNNNNNNNNNNNNNNNNNNNNNNNNNNNNNNNNNNNNNNNNNNNNNNNNNNNNNNNNNNNNNNNNNNNNNNNNNNNNNNNNNNNNNNNNNNNNNNNNNNNNNNNNNNNNNNNNNNNNNNNNNNNNNNNNNNNNNNNNNNNNNNNNNNNNNNNNNNNNNNNNNNNNNNNNNNNNNNNNNNNNNNNNNNNNNNNNNNNNNNNNNNNNNNNNNNNNNNNNNNNNNNNNNNNNNNNNNNNNNNNNNNNNNNNNNNNNNNNNNNNNNNNNNNNNNNNNNNNNNNNNNNNNNNNNNNNNNNNNNNNNNNNNNNNNNNNNNNNNNNNNNNNNNNNNNNNNNNNNNNNNNNNNNNNNNNNNNNNNNNNNNNNNNNNNNNNNNNNNNNNNNNNNNNNNNNNNNNNNNNNNNNNNNNNNNNNNNNNNNNNNNNNNNNNNNNNNNNNNNNNNNNNNNNNNNNNNNNNNNNNNNNNNNNNNNNNNNNNNNNNNNNNNNNNNNNNNNNNNNNNNNNNNNNNNNNNNNNNNNNNNNNNNNNNNNNNNNNNNNNNNNNNNNNNNNNNNNNNNNNNNNNNNNNNNNNNNNNNNNNNNNNNNNNNNNNNNNNNNNNNNNNNNNNNNNNNNNNNNNNNNNNNNNNNNNNNNNNNNNNNNNNNNNNNNNNNNNNNNNNNNNNNNNNNNNNNNNNNNNNNNNNNNNNNNNNNNNNNNNNNNNNNNNNNNNNNNNNNNNNNNNNNNNNNNNNNNNNNNNNNNNNNNNNNNNNNNNNNNNNNNNNNNNNNNNNNNNNNNNNNNNNNNNNNNNNNNNNNNNNNNNNNNNNNNNNNNNNNNNNNNNNNNNNNNNNNNNNNNNNNNNNNNNNNNNNNNNNNNNNNNNNNNNNNNNNNNNNNNNNNNNNNNNNNNNNNNNNNNNNNNNNNNNNNNNNNNNNNNNNNNNNNNNNNNNNNNNNNNNNNNNNNNNNNNNNNNNNNNNNNNNNNNNNNNNNNNNNNNNNNNNNNNNNNNNNNNNNNNNNNNNNNNNNNNNNNNNNNNNNNNNNNNNNNNNNNNNNNNNNNNNNNNNNNNNNNNNNNNNNNNNNNNNNNNNNNNNNNNNNNNNNNNNNNNNNNNNNNNNNNNNNNNNNNNNNNNNNNNNNNNNNNNNNNNNNNNNNNNNNNNNNNNNNNNNNNNNNNNNNNNNNNNNNNNNNNNNNNNNNNNNNNNNNNNNNNNNNNNNNNNNNNNNNNNNNNNNNNNNNNNNNNNNNNNNNNNNNNNNNNNNNNNNNNNNNNNNNNNNNNNNNNNNNNNNNNNNNNNNNNNNNNNNNNNNNNNNNNNNNNNNNNNNNNNNNNNNNNNNNNNNNNNNNNNNNNNNNNNNNNNNNNNNNNNNNNNNNNNNNNNNNNNNNNNNNNNNNNNNNNNNNNNNNNNNNNNNNNNNNNNNNNNNNNNNNNNNNNNNNNNNNNNNNNNNNNNNNNNNNNNNNNNNNNNNNNNNNNNNNNNNNNNNNNNNNNNNNNNNNNNNNNNNNNNNNNNNNNNNNNNNNNNNNNNNNNNNNNNNNNNNNNNNNNNNNNNNNNNNNNNNNNNNNNNNNNNNNNNNNNNNNNNNNNNNNNNNNNNNNNNNNNNNNNNNNNNNNNNNNNNNNNNNNNNNNNNNNNNNNNNNNNNNNNNNNNNNNNNNNNNNNNNNNNNNNNNNNNNNNNNNNNNNNNNNNNNNNNNNNNNNNNNNNNNNNNNNNNNNNNNNNNNNNNNNNNNNNNNNNNNNNNNNNNNNNNNNNNNNNNNNNNNNNNNNNNNNNNNNNNNNNNNNNNNNNNNNNNNNNNNNNNNNNNNNNNNNNNNNNNNNNNNNNNNNNNNNNNNNNNNNNNNNNNNNNNNNNNNNNNNNNNNNNNNNNNNNNNNNNNNNNNNNNNNNNNNNNNNNNNNNNNNNNNNNNNNNNNNNNNNNNNNNNNNNNNNNNNNNNNNNNNNNNNNNNNNNNNNNNNNNNNNNNNNNNNNNNNNNNNNNNNNNNNNNNNNNNNNNNNNNNNNNNNNNNNNNNNNNNNNNNNNNNNNNNNNNNNNNNNNNNNNNNNNNNNNNNNNNNNNNNNNNNNNNNNNNNNNNNNNNNNNNNNNNNNNNNNNNNNNNNNNNNNNNNNNNNNNNNNNNNNNNNNNNNNNNNNNNNNNNNNNNNNNNNNNNNNNNNNNNNNNNNNNNNNNNNNNNNNNNNNNNNNNNNNNNNNNNNNNNNNNNNNNNNNNNNNNNNNNNNNNNNNNNNNNNNNNNNNNNNNNNNNNNNNNNNNNNNNNNNNNNNNNNNNNNNNNNNNNNNNNNNNNNNNNNNNNNNNNNNNNNNNNNNNNNNNNNNNNNNNNNNNNNNNNNNNNNNNNNNNNNNNNNNNNNNNNNNNNNNNNNNNNNNNNNNNNNNNNNNNNNNNNNNNNNNNNNNNNNNNNNNNNNNNNNNNNNNNNNNNNNNNNNNNNNNNNNNNNNNNNNNNNNNNNNNNNNNNNNNNNNNNNNNNNNNNNNNNNNNNNNNNNNNNNNNNNNNNNNNNNNNNNNNNNNNNNNNNNNNNNNNNNNNNNNNNNNNNNNNNNNNNNNNNNNNNNNNNNNNNNNNNNNNNNNNNNNNNNNNNNNNNNNNNNNNNNNNNNNNNNNNNNNNNNNNNNNNNNNNNNNNNNNNNNNNNNNNNNNNNNNNNNNNNNNNNNNNNNNNNNNNNNNNNNNNNNNNNNNNNNNNNNNNNNNNNNNNNNNNNNNNNNNNNNNNNNNNNNNNNNNNNNNNNNNNNNNNNNNNNNNNNNNNNNNNNNNNNNNNNNNNNNNNNNNNNNNNNNNNNNNNNNNNNNNNNNNNNNNNNNNNNNNNNNNNNNNNNNNNNNNNNNNNNNNNNNNNNNNNNNNNNNNNNNNNNNNNNNNNNNNNNNNNNNNNNNNNNNNNNNNNNNNNNNNNNNNNNNNNNNNNNNNNNNNNNNNNNNNNNNNNNNNNNNNNNNNNNNNNNNNNNNNNNNNNNNNNNNNNNNNNNNNNNNNNNNNNNNNNNNNNNNNNNNNNNNNNNNNNNNNNNNNNNNNNNNNNNNNNNNNNNNNNNNNNNNNNNNNNNNNNNNNNNNNNNNNNNNNNNNNNNNNNNNNNNNNNNNNNNNNNNNNNNNNNNNNNNNNNNNNNNNNNNNNNNNNNNNNNNNNNNNNNNNNNNNNNNNNNNNNNNNNNNNNNNNNNNNNNNNNNNNNNNNNNNNNNNNNNNNNNNNNNNNNNNNNNNNNNNNNNNNNNNNNNNNNNNNNNNNNNNNNNNNNNNNNNNNNNNNNNNNNNNNNNNNNNNNNNNNNNNNNNNNNNNNNNNNNNNNNNNNNNNNNNNNNNNNNNNNNNNNNNNNNNNNNNNNNNNNNNNNNNNNNNNNNNNNNNNNNNNNNNNNNNNNNNNNNNNNNNNNNNNNNNNNNNNNNNNNNNNNNNNNNNNNNNNNNNNNNNNNNNNNNNNNNNNNNNNNNNNNNNNNNNNNNNNNNNNNNNNNNNNNNNNNNNNNNNNNNNNNNNNNNNNNNNNNNNNNNNNNNNNNNNNNNNNNNNNNNNNNNNNNNNNNNNNNNNNNNNNNNNNNNNNNNNNNNNNNNNNNNNNNNNNNNNNNNNNNNNNNNNNNNNNNNNNNNNNNNNNNNNNNNNNNNNNNNNNNNNNNNNNNNNNNNNNNNNNNNNNNNNNNNNNNNNNNNNNNNNNNNNNNNNNNNNNNNNNNNNNNNNNNNNNNNNNNNNNNNNNNNNNNNNNNNNNNNNNNNNNNNNNNNNNNNNNNNNNNNNNNNNNNNNNNNNNNNNNNNNNNNNNNNNNNNNNNNNNNNNNNNNNNNNNNNNNNNNNNNNNNNNNNNNNNNNNNNNNNNNNNNNNNNNNNNNNNNNNNNNNNNNNNNNNNNNNNNNNNNNNNNNNNNNNNNNNNNNNNNNNNNNNNNNNNNNNNNNNNNNNNNNNNNNNNNNNNNNNNNNNNNNNNNNNNNNNNNNNNNNNNNNNNNNNNNNNNNNNNNNNNNNNNNNNNNNNNNNNNNNNNNNNNNNNNNNNNNNNNNNNNNNNNNNNNNNNNNNNNNNNNNNNNNNNNNNNNNNNNNNNNNNNNNNNNNNNNNNNNNNNNNNNNNNNNNNNNNNNNNNNNNNNNNNNNNNNNNNNNNNNNNNNNNNNNNNNNNNNNNNNNNNNNNNNNNNNNNNNNNNNNNNNNNNNNNNNNNNNNNNNNNNNNNNNNNNNNNNNNNNNNNNNNNNNNNNNNNNNNNNNNNNNNNNNNNNNNNNNNNNNNNNNNNNNNNNNNNNNNNNNNNNNNNNNNNNNNNNNNNNNNNNNNNNNNNNNNNNNNNNNNNNNNNNNNNNNNNNNNNNNNNNNNNNNNNNNNNNNNNNNNNNNNNNNNNNNNNNNNNNNNNNNNNNNNNNNNNNNNNNNNNNNNNNNNNNNNNNNNNNNNNNNNNNNNNNNNNNNNNNNNNNNNNNNNNNNNNNNNNNNNNNNNNNNNNNNNNNNNNNNNNNNNNNNNNNNNNNNNNNNNNNNNNNNNNNNNNNNNNNNNNNNNNNNNNNNNNNNNNNNNNNNNNNNNNNNNNNNNNNNNNNNNNNNNNNNNNNNNNNNNNNNNNNNNNNNNNNNNNNNNNNNNN is part of the Coffea eugenioides isolate CCC68of chromosome 6, Ceug_1.0, whole genome shotgun sequence genome and encodes:
- the LOC113776051 gene encoding uncharacterized protein LOC113776051 isoform X2, yielding MASSITLIAVFSIALFACITEARKNPTDSLQSAGINEHTEDNHHAELSLSNQKKTSDGNTLKDFESKPGSLLWNYQGNHAESKSKEEKPLMKDFESKLGSLLLYHYQGNHAESKSKEEKPLMKDFESKLGSVLLYHYQGNHAKSKSKEEKPLMKDFESKLGSLLLYHYQGNHAESKSKEEKPLMKDFESKLGSLLLYHYQGNHAESKEVKDN
- the LOC113776051 gene encoding uncharacterized protein LOC113776051 isoform X1 encodes the protein MASSITLIAVFSIALFACITEARKNPTDSLQSAGINEHTEDNHHAELSLSNQKKTSDGNTLKDFESKPGSLLWNYQGNHAESKSKEEKPLMKDFESKLGSLLLYHYQGNHAESKSKEEKPLMKDFESKLGSVLLYHYQGNHAKSKSKEEKPLMKDFESKLGSLLLYHYQGNHAESKSKEEKPLMKDFESKLGSLLLYHYQGNHAESKSKEEKPLMKDFESKLGSLLLYHYQGNHAESKEVKDN